One Fusobacterium russii ATCC 25533 genomic region harbors:
- a CDS encoding PSP1 domain-containing protein, translating into METIIEDTDNKTEVIISTDPEKLHEVLVIMFEVTKKRYYFEVINGMKFKKGDKVIVDTIRGRELGIACGTSLMMKEKDLILPLKPVLKLASPEEIEIYNIQKDAAEDAFQICKEKIKKHELEMKLITSEYTFDKTKLIFYFTANGRIDFRELVKDLALVFKTRIELRQIGVRDEARILGDIGPCGKELCCKTFINKFDSVSVKMARDQGLVINPTKISGVCGRLLCCINYEYTQYEEALRNFPAVNQIVRTEHGEGKVLSISPLNGFLYIDIPDKGISRINIKEVKFNRKEANILKNIKTKEEIENKILEKE; encoded by the coding sequence ATGGAAACAATAATAGAAGATACAGATAATAAAACTGAAGTAATAATTAGCACTGATCCGGAGAAATTACATGAAGTTTTAGTAATAATGTTTGAAGTGACAAAGAAAAGATATTATTTTGAAGTAATAAATGGGATGAAATTTAAAAAAGGTGATAAAGTCATTGTTGATACAATAAGAGGTAGAGAATTGGGAATTGCCTGTGGTACATCATTAATGATGAAAGAGAAAGATTTGATATTACCTCTGAAGCCTGTCTTAAAGCTAGCCAGTCCTGAAGAAATTGAAATTTATAATATACAAAAAGATGCTGCTGAAGATGCTTTTCAAATATGCAAAGAGAAAATAAAAAAACATGAACTTGAAATGAAACTCATTACTTCTGAATATACTTTTGATAAAACTAAGTTAATCTTTTATTTTACTGCAAATGGTAGAATAGACTTTAGAGAACTGGTAAAAGATTTGGCACTGGTATTTAAAACGAGAATTGAGTTAAGACAGATTGGTGTTCGTGATGAAGCCAGAATTTTAGGTGATATAGGACCTTGTGGTAAAGAACTATGTTGTAAAACTTTTATAAATAAATTTGATTCAGTATCTGTTAAAATGGCAAGAGATCAAGGCTTAGTTATAAATCCAACTAAAATATCTGGAGTATGTGGTAGATTATTGTGCTGTATAAATTATGAGTATACTCAATATGAAGAGGCATTGAGAAATTTTCCAGCAGTTAATCAAATAGTTCGTACAGAGCATGGAGAAGGAAAAGTTCTAAGTATAAGCCCATTAAATGGCTTTTTATATATAGACATTCCGGATAAAGGAATCTCAAGGATTAATATAAAAGAAGTTAAGTTTAACAGAAAAGAGGCCAATATTTTAAAAAATATTAAAACAAAAGAAGAAATTGAAAATAAAATTTTAGAAAAGGAATAA
- the radC gene encoding RadC family protein, with the protein MNVYNGHRKRIREKYLKTSIQTLFDYEILELLLSYAIPRKDTKDLAKILLKKFGNIEKILNSKKEELEKIDGLGEVSITFLKLIGELPGILYENKLKNNDVTTIKNKENLLKFLRSKIAYEKIEKFYVLYLSNSNELIAYEEKSSGTLDKSAVYPREIYKDVIKYNAKAIILAHNHPSGNIKPSKNDMDITKEISEGLKNFDALLLEHIIITENSYFSFLEEGLL; encoded by the coding sequence ATGAATGTTTATAATGGACATAGAAAAAGAATAAGAGAGAAATATTTAAAAACTAGCATTCAAACACTTTTTGATTATGAAATATTAGAGCTTCTTTTAAGCTATGCCATACCTAGAAAAGATACTAAAGATTTGGCAAAAATATTGCTAAAAAAATTTGGTAATATTGAAAAAATTCTAAATTCAAAGAAAGAAGAACTTGAAAAAATAGATGGATTAGGTGAAGTAAGTATAACTTTCTTAAAACTTATAGGAGAGCTGCCTGGTATACTTTATGAGAATAAATTAAAAAACAATGATGTAACCACAATAAAAAATAAAGAAAATTTATTGAAATTTTTAAGATCAAAAATTGCTTATGAAAAAATTGAAAAATTTTATGTGCTGTATTTGTCAAATTCTAATGAACTTATAGCATACGAGGAGAAATCAAGTGGTACATTGGATAAAAGTGCCGTTTATCCTAGAGAAATATATAAAGATGTAATAAAATATAATGCCAAAGCAATTATATTGGCTCACAATCATCCATCTGGAAATATAAAACCATCCAAAAATGATATGGATATAACAAAGGAAATTTCAGAAGGATTGAAAAATTTTGATGCTTTGCTTTTAGAGCATATAATAATAACTGAAAATTCCTATTTTAGTTTTTTAGAAGAAGGATTGTTATAA
- a CDS encoding histidine phosphatase family protein, with the protein MGKLILVRHGETDLNKNKIYFGKLNPGLNETGKEQIKKTKEKLLNYRYDFIYSSPLLRAKQSAEICNYLNLPINYSDNLRELDFGVFEGLTFDEIQEKYPNEVKKAEKEWKTYNFETGEAPNQMYLRVMEFLKSLNFEKDNLIVAHWGVLNSILSHYLANELDGYWKYKFENGGIAILEGSFEFSYLIKFM; encoded by the coding sequence ATGGGGAAATTAATTCTTGTAAGACATGGAGAAACGGATTTAAATAAGAATAAAATATACTTTGGTAAATTAAATCCGGGATTAAATGAAACTGGGAAAGAACAAATAAAAAAAACAAAAGAGAAACTTTTGAACTATAGATATGATTTTATTTATTCGAGTCCATTATTGAGAGCTAAACAGAGTGCAGAAATATGTAATTATTTAAATTTACCTATAAATTATTCTGATAATTTAAGAGAACTTGATTTCGGAGTATTTGAAGGATTAACTTTTGATGAGATACAAGAAAAATATCCAAATGAGGTAAAAAAAGCAGAAAAAGAATGGAAAACTTATAATTTTGAAACTGGAGAAGCACCAAATCAAATGTATCTACGAGTTATGGAATTTTTAAAAAGTTTAAATTTTGAAAAAGATAATTTAATAGTAGCACACTGGGGAGTATTAAATTCTATATTAAGCCATTATTTAGCAAATGAATTAGATGGATATTGGAAATATAAGTTTGAAAATGGTGGAATTGCAATTCTTGAAGGCTCTTTTGAGTTTTCCTATTTAATAAAATTTATGTAA
- a CDS encoding phosphatidate cytidylyltransferase yields the protein MSNYFFLFIFFIAIFAKLFMLLNKLKFSIEKYININQRINTWFIIIFIVFIGSLSRINIIILFAIISYLACIEFFSLTEVKRNIQTNFFIFLNIFIFYCSIYFKTSFLFFFSIFYSIVFTINFRKARVFICLIINIYMLGAITSIANINLILSLITLIELNDIFQYINGNLFGKIKISPKISPNKTLEGLIGGIVFTTITSIIFKIFFENNIIVSIIPILAILGFLGDIFISYFKRKYNKKDSGTLLKGHGGILDRIDSLIFNSVFLATIYNLPLLS from the coding sequence ATGTCTAATTACTTTTTTCTTTTTATTTTTTTTATTGCTATATTTGCAAAACTATTTATGCTACTTAATAAACTGAAGTTTTCAATAGAAAAATATATAAACATAAATCAGAGAATAAACACTTGGTTTATTATTATTTTTATAGTTTTTATCGGAAGCCTGAGTAGAATAAATATAATTATTTTATTTGCTATAATTTCATATTTAGCCTGTATAGAATTCTTTTCTTTAACTGAAGTGAAAAGAAATATCCAGACTAATTTTTTTATATTTTTAAATATTTTCATTTTCTATTGTTCAATTTACTTTAAGACTTCTTTTTTATTTTTTTTCAGCATTTTCTATAGTATAGTTTTTACTATAAATTTTAGAAAAGCGAGAGTTTTTATATGCTTAATTATAAATATCTATATGCTAGGAGCTATTACATCAATAGCTAATATAAATCTTATTCTTTCTCTTATAACTTTAATAGAATTAAATGATATTTTTCAATATATTAATGGAAATCTTTTCGGAAAAATAAAAATAAGCCCTAAAATTAGTCCCAATAAAACTTTAGAAGGACTTATAGGAGGTATAGTTTTTACAACTATCACTTCAATTATATTTAAAATATTTTTTGAAAATAATATTATTGTCAGTATCATTCCTATATTGGCAATTCTAGGCTTTCTAGGAGATATTTTTATATCATACTTTAAAAGAAAATATAATAAAAAAGACAGTGGAACTTTACTCAAAGGGCATGGTGGAATACTAGATAGAATTGATAGTTTAATCTTCAACTCAGTATTCTTAGCAACCATCTATAATCTTCCTCTTTTATCATAA
- a CDS encoding sensor histidine kinase, whose amino-acid sequence MKNFYLQDYFFENYILILIVIGTYFVVAMKSAIDTSVKKQMIISMTTLLLLSITKFYMNYLRENFKEGLVLTLTEMLYYTLRPLIMIFIIKIIEKKNKFIYIPSILNLVFYISILFQENILHHKLEKSRQYIEYSSIIAEWTFWIIFLSVVNFKVYRKKHLNHLGIFFSITILMGTSIISSIDTRTQVFIIIYALAFLFYYLVMHVYISQQVNEEKERKLREERLLLMLSQIQPHFLYNTLNTITALCRTNPKLAEETTVKFSKYLRENMYSIGEKETHSFLQELEHTDIYLEIEKLRFGNRIKIEYDIKASNFNIPVLTLQPIVENAVKHGICKKIDGGTIRISTEKRGSDNIIVIADDGVGFELEKILNDGNQHIGIKNVKERLRIMLKAEMEIKSLIGIGTTVKIIIPSIKQKLRSESGERREILSIGR is encoded by the coding sequence ATGAAAAATTTTTATTTACAAGATTATTTTTTTGAAAATTATATATTAATTCTCATAGTAATAGGTACTTATTTTGTTGTTGCAATGAAATCTGCAATAGACACATCAGTAAAAAAGCAAATGATAATAAGTATGACAACTCTTCTTTTATTGTCCATTACAAAATTTTATATGAACTATCTTAGAGAAAATTTTAAGGAAGGTTTAGTGCTAACTTTAACTGAAATGCTTTATTATACATTAAGACCTTTAATAATGATTTTTATTATTAAGATTATAGAAAAAAAGAATAAATTTATATATATTCCAAGTATATTAAATTTAGTTTTTTATATAAGTATTCTATTTCAAGAAAATATTCTTCATCATAAATTAGAAAAGAGCAGGCAGTATATAGAGTACTCATCTATTATTGCAGAATGGACATTTTGGATAATTTTCCTTTCTGTAGTCAATTTTAAAGTTTATAGAAAAAAACATCTTAATCACCTTGGTATTTTTTTTTCCATAACTATTCTTATGGGCACAAGTATCATTAGTTCAATAGATACTAGAACTCAAGTATTTATTATAATTTATGCTTTAGCATTCTTGTTTTATTATCTTGTAATGCATGTATATATTTCACAACAGGTGAATGAAGAAAAAGAAAGAAAATTGAGAGAAGAAAGATTGTTACTAATGCTTTCTCAAATACAGCCGCATTTTTTGTATAATACATTGAATACTATTACAGCACTTTGCCGTACAAATCCAAAACTTGCAGAAGAGACCACTGTAAAATTTTCAAAATATCTAAGGGAAAATATGTATAGTATAGGAGAAAAAGAGACACACAGCTTTCTTCAAGAATTAGAACATACAGATATTTATCTTGAAATAGAAAAACTGAGATTTGGGAATAGAATAAAAATTGAATATGATATAAAAGCCTCTAATTTCAATATACCTGTTTTAACACTTCAACCTATTGTAGAAAATGCTGTAAAGCATGGTATATGTAAAAAAATTGATGGAGGAACAATAAGAATTTCTACTGAAAAAAGGGGAAGTGACAATATTATAGTAATTGCTGATGATGGAGTTGGGTTTGAATTGGAAAAGATTTTAAATGATGGAAATCAACATATAGGAATAAAAAATGTGAAGGAAAGATTAAGAATTATGCTTAAGGCTGAAATGGAAATCAAAAGTTTAATAGGAATAGGAACTACTGTAAAAATTATAATTCCGAGTATTAAGCAAAAATTAAGATCTGAAAGTGGTGAACGACGTGAAATACTTAGTATTGGACGATGA
- a CDS encoding CDP-alcohol phosphatidyltransferase family protein yields the protein MDISIYKLKKQFQNILMPVCKLLANLGISPNQITIFTVILNIFFAFFLYKFSNFKFIYLIIPIFFFLRMALNALDGMLANNFNMKTKIGMFFNELGDIISDTVVFYIFFRIITTPSYLTIIFIFFSILSEYTGVVAFMIDGKRHYEGPMGKSDRVFFVSILSLLNYFNFTSYINYLIIIAVFLLIFTCYNRIKNTLRT from the coding sequence ATGGACATATCTATTTATAAATTAAAAAAACAATTTCAAAATATTCTTATGCCTGTTTGTAAGCTGCTGGCTAACTTAGGAATAAGCCCAAATCAGATTACTATTTTTACTGTAATTTTAAATATATTTTTTGCTTTTTTTCTATATAAATTCTCAAATTTTAAATTTATTTATCTTATAATTCCTATTTTCTTTTTTTTAAGAATGGCACTAAACGCCTTAGATGGTATGTTAGCCAATAATTTTAATATGAAGACTAAAATAGGAATGTTTTTTAATGAGCTTGGAGATATAATTTCAGATACTGTTGTATTTTATATTTTTTTTAGAATTATAACTACACCTAGCTATCTCACTATTATTTTTATTTTCTTTTCTATTTTAAGTGAATATACGGGAGTCGTTGCATTTATGATAGATGGGAAAAGACACTATGAAGGACCTATGGGAAAAAGTGACAGAGTATTTTTTGTAAGTATACTCTCTCTTTTAAACTATTTTAATTTTACTTCTTATATAAATTACTTGATTATCATTGCGGTTTTTCTTTTAATTTTTACCTGTTATAATAGAATAAAAAATACCTTGAGGACTTAA
- a CDS encoding tRNA1(Val) (adenine(37)-N6)-methyltransferase codes for MIKEDEVLENLDESYKIIQTKDGYKYGIDTVLLSKFFKLNISKKNNLKIIDIGTGNGILPVLLYKLKNISEIDGVDIQNANIERANRALILNNIKDKITFIRTDIKEYLKSNYYDIVISNPPYMKVDGKMINENEHKKISRHEINLNLVDFIKAAKRLLKPIGKLCFIHRTHRLVEIIKELEANKFCVSKIIFIYSENNTSSMMYVEALKGKKAKLEVENYFMIGGKDYK; via the coding sequence ATGATTAAAGAAGATGAAGTTTTAGAAAATTTAGATGAGAGCTATAAAATTATTCAAACTAAAGATGGCTATAAATATGGAATAGATACTGTTCTATTGTCTAAATTTTTTAAGTTAAACATTTCTAAAAAAAATAATTTAAAAATAATTGATATAGGGACAGGTAATGGGATATTACCTGTTCTTTTATATAAGCTTAAAAATATTAGTGAGATAGATGGAGTAGATATACAAAATGCTAATATTGAAAGAGCAAACAGGGCTCTTATATTGAATAATATAAAAGATAAGATTACTTTTATTCGTACTGATATTAAAGAATATTTAAAATCAAATTACTATGATATAGTTATATCCAATCCGCCATATATGAAGGTAGATGGGAAAATGATAAATGAAAATGAGCACAAAAAAATTTCAAGACATGAAATTAATTTAAATCTAGTGGATTTTATAAAAGCGGCAAAAAGACTTTTAAAACCTATTGGAAAACTATGTTTTATTCATAGGACACATAGATTAGTAGAAATTATAAAAGAATTAGAAGCAAATAAATTTTGTGTGAGTAAGATAATTTTTATTTATTCAGAAAATAATACATCATCCATGATGTATGTAGAAGCCTTAAAAGGTAAAAAAGCTAAACTGGAAGTAGAAAATTATTTTATGATAGGGGGAAAGGATTATAAATAG
- the nhaC gene encoding Na+/H+ antiporter NhaC, with translation MSSETRKVRLPNKIEAFIPIIFLLTLMITNYVLNWGQDPHIPVTLACGIAMIIGNLCGYGYKEMLAAALEAVNQSLEAIIIILLVGCLIGSFTAAGTIPAVVYYGLKLLSPAIFLPFVVTLCAVVGIALGSAWTVTATLGIAFMAIGTTIGLNPALIAGAILSGATCGDKFSPLSDSTNLAAGSAQTGLFDHVAAMVTTTFPSLIMAIGIFAFFSLSKVQNYDSTLADGLSAAITGHYSYMSPLLLLPILLIIVVAVIKMPAIPSIVLLSLIGCAFAIVFQGAGISDCITMLHYGYSAISENELFTKLVNRGGMDSMLWTNNLVIVAVAFGGILQKIGAVESILGGLIKKVKTPFQLIVVTISTSMFCITTMCDQYLGLIIPSTMYKDNYDEMGLGRDMLSRSLEDGGTLWSPLVPWSSCGAYHSSVLGVPTLSYLPYTFMNIINPIFAILTASWGGNIIFADGSRTNVFGKLKKGRGPAGAPEEAHKKAMKALEEKRIAGIYKSL, from the coding sequence ATGAGTAGTGAAACGAGAAAAGTTAGATTACCTAACAAGATTGAAGCTTTTATTCCAATTATTTTTCTTTTAACTTTAATGATTACAAACTATGTATTAAATTGGGGACAAGACCCTCATATTCCTGTAACACTTGCTTGTGGAATTGCAATGATTATTGGAAATTTATGTGGGTATGGATATAAGGAAATGTTGGCAGCAGCTCTTGAGGCTGTTAATCAATCTCTTGAAGCAATTATAATTATTCTGCTCGTAGGTTGTTTAATTGGCTCTTTTACCGCGGCTGGAACTATCCCGGCAGTAGTTTATTATGGTTTAAAGTTACTTTCACCTGCCATTTTTCTTCCTTTTGTTGTAACACTTTGTGCTGTTGTAGGTATTGCACTGGGTTCTGCTTGGACTGTAACTGCAACTCTAGGTATTGCTTTTATGGCAATTGGAACAACTATTGGCTTAAATCCGGCACTTATAGCCGGTGCTATTCTTTCAGGAGCAACTTGTGGGGATAAATTCTCACCTCTTTCAGATTCAACAAATCTAGCCGCAGGTTCTGCACAAACTGGACTTTTTGATCATGTAGCCGCAATGGTTACTACAACTTTTCCTAGTTTAATTATGGCAATAGGAATCTTTGCCTTTTTTTCTCTTTCAAAGGTTCAAAACTATGATTCAACTCTTGCAGATGGATTATCAGCGGCAATTACTGGTCATTATTCATATATGAGTCCACTTCTTTTACTACCCATTTTACTTATTATTGTAGTGGCTGTTATAAAAATGCCTGCTATTCCCTCAATTGTACTTTTATCTTTAATAGGCTGTGCATTTGCTATTGTCTTTCAAGGAGCAGGAATTTCTGATTGTATAACAATGCTACACTATGGATACAGTGCCATATCAGAAAATGAACTTTTCACTAAGTTGGTAAATAGAGGTGGTATGGATAGTATGCTTTGGACTAATAACCTTGTTATAGTTGCTGTCGCTTTTGGAGGTATATTACAAAAAATTGGAGCAGTAGAATCTATACTTGGTGGTCTTATAAAAAAAGTTAAAACTCCATTCCAATTAATTGTTGTTACCATCTCAACATCTATGTTTTGCATAACAACTATGTGTGATCAATATTTAGGTTTGATTATACCATCAACAATGTATAAAGATAATTATGATGAAATGGGACTTGGCAGAGATATGTTATCAAGATCTTTAGAAGATGGGGGTACCCTTTGGTCACCTCTTGTACCTTGGTCATCTTGTGGAGCATATCACTCTTCAGTTTTAGGAGTTCCTACTCTATCGTATTTACCTTATACTTTTATGAATATTATAAACCCTATTTTTGCTATTCTTACTGCAAGTTGGGGAGGAAATATAATATTCGCAGATGGCTCAAGAACAAATGTATTTGGTAAGCTAAAAAAAGGAAGAGGTCCCGCTGGTGCCCCAGAAGAAGCTCATAAAAAAGCTATGAAAGCTTTAGAAGAAAAAAGAATTGCTGGAATATATAAAAGTTTATGA
- a CDS encoding response regulator translates to MKYLVLDDEIIAAEYIGALIYEIDKKAEVVVVNNSIQALEIATEKKFDVCFIDIQMPGINGIEFAEKLKKIYHKTNFIFITGYLDYMGEAFKLDASDYIVKPANVSQIHHALENLRYSIQENEIKKTLPNIKITCFGNFEVFVDGKPVKFKFDKTKELLAYLIHKKGARCSSKEIIANLWEEDGHDSYYRMLKKDLQDVFKKLGCEEIIYSERGQIGMAHLDYIECDYFRWIEDKIEGQKLYHGEYMAQYSWAEEINALIEIEKYSK, encoded by the coding sequence GTGAAATACTTAGTATTGGACGATGAAATAATAGCAGCTGAATATATTGGAGCATTAATATATGAAATAGATAAAAAGGCAGAAGTTGTAGTTGTAAATAATTCCATTCAAGCATTAGAAATTGCTACAGAAAAAAAATTTGATGTATGTTTTATTGATATACAAATGCCAGGAATAAATGGAATTGAATTTGCAGAAAAGCTTAAGAAAATTTACCATAAAACAAATTTTATATTTATAACTGGTTATTTAGATTATATGGGAGAAGCCTTTAAGCTTGATGCCAGTGATTATATTGTAAAACCTGCAAATGTTAGTCAGATACATCATGCACTTGAAAACTTGCGATATTCAATTCAAGAAAACGAAATAAAAAAAACATTACCAAATATAAAAATAACTTGTTTTGGAAATTTTGAAGTCTTTGTTGATGGAAAACCAGTAAAATTTAAATTTGATAAAACAAAAGAACTTCTAGCATACCTTATTCATAAAAAAGGAGCAAGGTGCAGCTCAAAGGAAATAATAGCAAATCTATGGGAAGAAGATGGTCATGATTCTTATTATAGAATGCTAAAAAAAGATTTGCAGGATGTTTTCAAGAAACTTGGTTGTGAGGAAATAATATATAGTGAAAGAGGACAAATCGGGATGGCACATTTAGATTATATAGAATGTGACTATTTTAGATGGATAGAAGATAAAATCGAAGGTCAAAAACTATATCATGGTGAATATATGGCTCAATACTCTTGGGCAGAAGAAATCAATGCACTTATAGAAATAGAAAAATATTCAAAATAA
- the cobT gene encoding nicotinate-nucleotide--dimethylbenzimidazole phosphoribosyltransferase, whose translation MQIDLKKGILDLINSIEDIDSLSIDKTKTELSRKMKPEKSLGVLEELCEKIAGIYGYPIKKLTNKCHIVAVADNGIIEEGVSSCPIEYTSLVSEAMLNNIAAIGIFTKQLGIELNVIDIGMATEIKKDYPNLYRRKIRKGTNNFYKEKAMLPEEVIRAMYVGIEIINEKAKKFDIFSNGEMGIANTSTSSALLYSITRENINSIVGRGGGLSDKALNKKKKVIEEACIRYNTFDMDIIDMISAVGGLDIACMVGMYIGAALNKKIMLVDGFISGVAALLACKLNYKIKNYILFTHRSEEPGVQIILKYLDVKPFLEMNMRLGEGTGAVLSYPMIDCAIEMINTMKSPTEVYEMFYKK comes from the coding sequence ATGCAGATAGATTTAAAAAAAGGAATATTAGACCTTATAAATTCAATAGAAGATATTGATAGTTTATCTATAGATAAAACAAAAACTGAACTAAGTAGAAAAATGAAACCAGAAAAAAGCTTGGGGGTTTTAGAAGAACTATGTGAAAAAATAGCAGGAATCTATGGCTATCCTATAAAAAAACTTACAAATAAATGTCATATAGTCGCAGTTGCAGATAATGGAATAATTGAAGAAGGTGTTTCATCTTGTCCTATTGAGTATACATCTCTAGTTTCAGAGGCAATGTTAAATAATATAGCGGCAATTGGAATTTTCACTAAGCAATTAGGAATAGAGTTAAATGTTATAGATATAGGTATGGCAACAGAGATAAAAAAAGATTATCCTAATTTATATAGAAGAAAAATAAGAAAGGGAACAAATAATTTTTATAAAGAAAAAGCTATGTTGCCAGAAGAAGTCATCAGAGCTATGTATGTAGGCATTGAAATAATAAATGAGAAAGCTAAAAAATTCGATATTTTTTCAAATGGTGAAATGGGTATAGCTAATACATCAACAAGCTCAGCACTTCTTTATTCTATAACTAGAGAGAACATTAATTCCATTGTAGGAAGAGGAGGAGGACTTTCAGACAAAGCTCTTAATAAAAAGAAAAAGGTTATAGAAGAGGCCTGTATAAGATATAATACTTTCGATATGGATATAATAGATATGATATCAGCTGTAGGAGGATTAGATATAGCATGTATGGTTGGAATGTATATAGGAGCAGCATTAAATAAAAAGATTATGTTGGTGGATGGGTTTATATCTGGAGTTGCGGCTTTACTTGCTTGTAAGTTAAATTATAAAATTAAAAATTATATATTATTCACTCATAGAAGTGAGGAACCGGGAGTTCAAATTATTTTGAAATATTTAGATGTAAAACCATTTTTAGAAATGAATATGAGATTAGGAGAGGGTACAGGTGCTGTTTTAAGCTATCCTATGATAGATTGTGCTATAGAAATGATAAATACCATGAAAAGTCCTACAGAGGTTTATGAAATGTTTTATAAAAAGTAA